Proteins from one Algicella marina genomic window:
- a CDS encoding NlpC/P60 family protein has product MTFDQQIVAAARTWIGTPYVHQASCRGAGADCLGLLRGVWREVLGAEPEAVPAYTADWSETDGVERLLPAAGRHLHAVAWDDRAPGDVLIFRMRRTGVAKHVGLLSSLRPVPEFIHAYSGRGVVASPLSTAWAHRVAGVFRFPDRSD; this is encoded by the coding sequence ATGACCTTTGATCAGCAGATCGTGGCGGCGGCACGGACATGGATCGGCACTCCCTACGTGCATCAGGCCAGTTGCCGCGGGGCGGGGGCGGATTGCCTTGGCCTTTTGCGTGGCGTCTGGCGGGAAGTTCTGGGCGCCGAGCCGGAAGCTGTTCCGGCCTACACGGCTGACTGGTCAGAAACCGACGGGGTGGAACGCTTGTTACCGGCGGCAGGCCGACATCTTCACGCGGTGGCCTGGGATGACCGGGCGCCGGGCGATGTGCTGATCTTCCGAATGCGGCGGACTGGCGTAGCCAAGCATGTGGGATTGCTTTCATCGCTGAGGCCGGTGCCCGAATTCATTCACGCCTACAGTGGGCGGGGCGTCGTCGCCTCGCCCTTATCCACCGCCTGGGCGCATCGCGTGGCCGGGGTATTTCGATTTCCTGACAGGAGCGACTGA